A genomic region of Cystobacter fuscus DSM 2262 contains the following coding sequences:
- the rplD gene encoding 50S ribosomal protein L4 encodes MAKFDVVDLDLKKVSELELSDEIFGAEPNAHLFYEVAKMQQVNRRRGTVAVKNTSLVSGGGKKPWKQKGTGRARQGSIRASHWVGGGKAMGPKPRDYFYRPPKKVRRGALRAALSLRAQEKTLIILDGFKLDAAKSKQAFDVLTKRLKLAGALVIDAKDNINLHRSVRNLAKFDVLPPEGLNLESVLRHKHLVVTSAAIKAIEGALS; translated from the coding sequence ATGGCGAAGTTCGACGTAGTCGATCTGGACTTGAAGAAGGTGTCGGAGCTCGAGCTCTCCGACGAGATTTTCGGCGCCGAGCCGAACGCGCACCTCTTCTATGAGGTGGCGAAGATGCAGCAGGTGAACCGTCGCCGCGGTACGGTGGCGGTGAAGAACACCTCGCTGGTGAGCGGTGGCGGCAAGAAGCCCTGGAAGCAGAAGGGTACCGGCCGCGCCCGCCAGGGCTCCATCCGCGCTTCCCACTGGGTGGGCGGCGGCAAGGCGATGGGTCCCAAGCCTCGGGATTACTTCTACCGTCCGCCCAAGAAGGTGCGGCGCGGTGCGCTCCGGGCGGCCCTGTCGCTGCGCGCCCAGGAGAAGACGCTCATCATCCTGGACGGCTTCAAGCTGGACGCGGCGAAGAGCAAGCAGGCGTTCGATGTGCTGACCAAGCGGCTGAAGCTGGCCGGCGCGCTGGTCATCGACGCCAAGGACAACATCAACCTGCACCGCAGCGTGCGCAACCTGGCGAAGTTCGACGTGCTCCCGCCCGAGGGGCTGAACCTCGAGTCCGTCCTGCGCCACAAGCACCTGGTGGTGACTTCCGCGGCCATCAAGGCCATCGAGGGGGCGCTCTCGTGA
- the rpsJ gene encoding 30S ribosomal protein S10, whose protein sequence is MATQKIRIRLKAYDSKLLDQSAGEIVETARRTGAKVAGPIPLPTRINKFTVLRSPHVDKKSREQFEIRTHKRLLDILEPTQQTLDALMKLDLSAGVDVEIKS, encoded by the coding sequence ATGGCGACACAGAAGATCCGCATCCGGCTGAAGGCCTACGACTCCAAGCTCCTGGATCAGAGCGCTGGGGAGATCGTCGAGACGGCGCGGCGCACGGGCGCCAAGGTTGCCGGTCCGATCCCCCTGCCCACGCGCATCAACAAGTTCACGGTGCTGCGGTCGCCGCACGTGGACAAGAAGAGCCGCGAGCAGTTCGAGATCCGCACGCACAAGCGCCTGCTCGACATCCTCGAGCCCACCCAGCAGACGCTGGACGCGCTGATGAAGCTGGATCTGTCGGCCGGCGTTGACGTGGAGATCAAATCCTGA